The Pyrus communis chromosome 8, drPyrComm1.1, whole genome shotgun sequence region TAGTGCTCCAGCTACCTTCTCCATCACACCATTTTGAAGCTATACTAGACTTGATTGTTATAGTTTCCTTGGAAGAGTGAGACTCGTTAATCTTCAAAAAGAACTTTACTGTTGTCTTGTAGGTAGATATTCATAGAATCTTGTACGTCACTAGCCTCACTATATTTTGTCCTACAATTGTATACTCCAACTTCTTGGTTcttatatgaaaacaaaaaattacggAATCCTCACTTTTCCTATCTGCTGAGGTTAACATCCATGAAGATCGGTGGTGGAAAACTTCGGTTAGGTTTGCAATGATACTCGCTGCTAAACAAAGTTTCCACCAATTCCAAAGTAAACTAAAATGAGGTTTTAGATGAACATATACACTGGATGAGGTAACAACACGCGTTTCTTTGAATGAGCCACCTTTAAGGAAGCATGGATTATACGAGATTTTAAACAGATATAGTGGGTGAAACTATACAGTTTGTAAATAGAAATACAAAATAAGATGAAGATGCTCCATAGTAAGTTTGTTAAACTACAGATGCTAATAAAGTGAGGTGATGACATATTCCAATTGTAGATGCAAGAGAAGAACaatgagaaatgaaaatttgagtaGGCAtgtaatgagagagagagagagagagagagagagagagaggactgaCCTGACCATCTTCAAAGAGTGAGGAGTAATACGCAGGATCATAGATAGCGCCTCCTATAGCATCACTAGAATCTGAAGTTTGTCGCGGTACAACGGGAGTACTAGGACTCAAGAAACTATTTCTTAAATCAAAATCGGCTTCTCTAGGAGTTGCACTAGTGTCTACATAGGAAAGGCCCAACCTGTAGATCTGAATCCATAACAAGGAGGAGGATAACCTGATGGAAAAGCCGATAATTTGCATGGCCAGAGTGAGCTTTACGGAGAAGATGTACAAAGTTGTATTACTCCCACTCCGGCGAGAAAGGTTCCTGCACAACACATAGTTACAAACACAAAAGCACCAGAATCAAGCATACATgtgtacatatacatacatcAAAATGCAAAAGGGAAAATGTTGGGGGAAGAGTGAATTACCAGATTTCGTGGGTGAAGAGAATGAACCAGAAAACATCGAGGAAGATGGCGCAGACGAGAAGGACGGCGTATGTGCGGCCGAGGCTCTGACTGCTGCTCTCGATTGCGACAAGGGCGAACAATGCAATGGCCAGATTTATCAGCAAAACCCCATTGTACAGTGCACCCAGCGAACCCACCAATGCGCACCCAATCtatacatacatgcatgcatcaaaGGATGGAtctttaatattgttatatGAATCAATCATTCATTCGTATTGATTTGGTTTTGTAATTGAAACGAAGACGAAGTGAAAGGAAAGGAAGAACCTGAATGTAGAGGAGAATGACGGCCAATGACTGAAGCCTGTCGTAATCACGAAGCCATGGCTGTATTCGATCACGCAATGAATCGCAAAGCATCATAAACACCTCCTACCTCCTATCCTCTGCCCCGGTTCCACCCtccgcctctctctctctctctctctctctctctctctctcgctaatcttcttcttccttctttctttctttctttctttcactcTTCTTCTGGTTATGATTCACAAAGCCTGTCGTAAACAAATGAGCATTACGTGAATTGATGTAGGGGCCTTTAAGGGTCGGTCTAATTTCTCATTTGCCAGGCAGTTTGAGGCCAACTCATCTCTTCGTTttcgtcttcctcctcctcgtcACTAACTTCTGCTAATTTTCTCTCTCAACTCAGTTtcgtttctgtttctttctttcttcccccTTTCACTTCTTTCTGCTTTCTTTTTTTCCCACTTAGCTAATTGGCCTTTTTACCCCTTTCACTCTCCTCTACAAGTAGGCAGGTACCTAattttaccaatttttttttttgttgtcattTGACCATTAGGTTAGGGAAACTTTATTTAGAGTGATGTATACACCCgacttaaatttttttcctcCTAAACTATCCATTTTGCTCCTAAGtaatgtgaaaaaataaaaataaaaataaattaaaacaaatatgaaTCGATATCAGCCGATCACCCTGACTTCCACACTCTCCTTTGTCctcccttatctctttttctcCTCCCTTCTACTACCAATAAAAGGCTGCTACATCCTGATTTAGATTTGAAGAATCAATAAtaatttcaattctttttgTTCAGTAATAACTTAACAGTTCAATAAAATACTtcttgtaaaaatatcaataatcCATTGATTTCGTGGACgaaaaaaaattctatattaattaattaattatgacaCAAATTATATATCTATTAATATGTATATgggaaaaaataaaagtaacaaagaataaataaaGTTCATACGAAAGGTAGGATTGTGAAATGTTTTCTTGTATATTCATCAAGCTAGAGTTACAGCTTTATACAAAGGCTATACATCAGGATCCCTATTCTATTGCTTACGAACAACGCTAATTATGAActaaataggaaatcaaataaCTAAGAATCAATTTACAATATTGACGAATTATCCCGAGATATCTTCCTTAACAAAAGTATATCCTTTTCTTCATTTCCTattcttctttctatttttgagAAAAAGGGTTTTCAAAATAAAGTAAATGATTAATTCGtttcaaataattatttattaaatcgGTGGATATAAGTATATTCTGGATTGGAGTCGTGTCATTAAGAGTATTGCCCGATCATTTCTACCAACCTAAAGCCCCAATTAGTATTCTTTGTTTGTATATTatgtaaaaatgtcatttttctcCATTACTAATCCTTTACATATGTTGTGTTTCTGACCATCCACTCGTTTTTGCTCAATCCCCTGTTATGCTAATACATAAAAATGATAGTGAAACTCAACACGGTTGATCTTTTAAACCCGTTTCAAATCAGGATGACTAATCAACCAATCTTGGGGGAACCAATGTCTTCTATTTGTGTTTATTTCCGCTTAACTCTCTAACTCTTATACATAGAAAATGAGAATCAGTCTTTTTACTACGAATTTATATATAAGTTGTTTTCTTTCACTCACATAACTGTTTGATTTAGTTTATCGACCTAAATAatgaataaaacaaaattaagaaatctACTCAATCCATTACAACCCTTTCCTTGAAAGGAAGGAATAAAACTTCCATaaaaaagaagcaaatgaaaGGCTTTCATAAAAAATCTCGTAGAATCGAGAATGAAGTTTTCATTCTGTACATGCTAGATCATGAATTAGTAACTGTATCAAATCTCCAAAAAATCTCAATTCTTTCGAACTTTCTATTTTTGGAATTAAATTTTTACGAATTCCCCATGAATAGGACAAACCTTATTCCGTGGTATTTACATGAGATTCCTCTTTCTTATTCTTAAACAAGTTCCCAAGAGGGCTTAGTTGATCCAGGGTTTATGTTTCATCTTTCgtttcctttttgtttgtttcaagAAATATATCGATcaatttcgatttttttttctattaattcTTTTCCAATGTGTGGATACATGCCATATGGCTCTATTCACCTGTAGCATACCATATCTCAATAGATTGGTGTAATTTTTCTACCGTGTGTACATTTCCATAATAATGGCGTTTTTCCAAAATATAACTTTGTTGTTCAGCATCTTGGACTAGCCACTCCTTAGAAGGTATTGTTAAAAGATCATCAATTCCTAATGACATGGATGTAGCAGTGGCTTGTCGGAACCCCATAGTTTTTACTTGATCTAGGATGTGTGATGTACATGTCATTCCAAAGTGGTCTATTAATCTACCAATAAGTCGTTTAATAGCAGTTTCATCTATCACTTTATTGTGAAAGACCAAATTGACCCGTTCTACCATAAGTACCTCCCTATTCAGCTGAGTGGGGTTTGACAATGGATTTGAGTCAATGATTGGAGAACTTCCTTTTCCCGATCTTGATTCACATAGAAATTCAGGAGCTATGGTCCTAGATGAACTGGAGAAACCCAAAATGACACGAGTGTCATAGCATTACTTAGTTTAGATATCATATGATTAGGTAACATATGAGTAAGCTCGGCAAAACCCATAGATAGCTTCTTCGATTTCTCGATAAAGAGAAATATGACCAACTGTGGTTCGTACATATatacaatttctttttttttatacttcttACTATTAGATAGTGCCCATAAATCTCATGATAGGTACCCAAAGATTCATAGTGAACTTCGATGGGAGTTTCTCTTGCAGTAATAACGCGTTTAACTAGTCGCCACCAAAGCCACAATGGGCTATTTAAATTGATTATTTTCTGTTGATAAGCTCCAATTGCATCATaagaattacaaaaaaaaaaaaaaaaaaaagtttatttgGTATACTTATAGTTATTATCatcaattcttttattttgataaTATTTGCGATTACATAGATTATACCTATTTACACAAATACCTCGACTATTTCCCCTCGTTAATACATGGAGCCCAATAATCATATCTTGAGTTGGTACGGAAACCGGTGGTTTATTGGTCATGACTGGCTAAAACTAAAGTTCCATTAAAAAGCGTTTCCACAGGGTAAAACCTCATCAAGGAATATAAGGTTTTCATGAGGCTGATCTTGAGCCACCATCCAAGCATGTATACCTTCATTTAAGAGAATATTTTTGGTGTAGAAAGTCTCAAATTCAGGATCTTCTATTGTATGGATTTCCTAAGAAACAAAATCATAGACACATAGGTTCAAGGCCAGACCTACCACTCCAAGAGCACTCATCCATAAACCGGTTACTGGTACAAATAACATAAGGAAATGTAACCAATGTTTATTGGAAAAAGCAACCCAAAAGATTTAGGACGACACttctctgcattttttttttttactttaaagCGAACTCAATAGTAGTTCATTCACATAATCTtgcaattgaaaagaaaaaagtatcGCACGATAAGATCAATTGAAACTGGATTTTACATTTTATCTTTCCATATTACAAAGACCAATCTTTGTAATTAGGTCACGAAGGACCCCCTTGGGGGACTAAACAATAATGTGTGCATCACAAATATTTattgtattgttttttatttattcgttgTTCCTCTTTCT contains the following coding sequences:
- the LOC137742587 gene encoding uncharacterized protein, translating into MMLCDSLRDRIQPWLRDYDRLQSLAVILLYIQIGCALVGSLGALYNGVLLINLAIALFALVAIESSSQSLGRTYAVLLVCAIFLDVFWFILFTHEIWNLSRRSGSNTTLYIFSVKLTLAMQIIGFSIRLSSSLLWIQIYRLGLSYVDTSATPREADFDLRNSFLSPSTPVVPRQTSDSSDAIGGAIYDPAYYSSLFEDGQGKYCSGNGSTSAVEASKTKPSVVRSFQFVDEEKAASQPSSV